TCTGGACGGAAATTTTagtgggaaaacagggaaaggagcCTGGGTTGGGCGCGGAAAcctggggatttggggaggagCTGATGTTGTACCCTCGTGTGCAAGGGGTGCGGAGGGAGCACGGAGGGTCCggcacagggaggaggaggaggaggaggaggaggaggttccTCTGCCCGGGCGGTGCCGATGTGGTGCCCGGGACAAGGGGGTGCCCAGAGGGGTCCAGGGAGAGCCGGAGGGAATCCCGGAGCCCCCCCAAGGCTGTGGGGCCCAATGGCTCCTCGGGGCGAGCCGGGAGCTCCATCCGCACccggcccagctccagctccccgTGCCAGCCCCGCAGGCTCCGGCAGCGCTGTCCCAGGGCTCGGGACCTTCCCAGGCTGGCATGGGCTCGGCTCCGTGCCCCGGGATCAGCCCCGGGATGTCCCTCCGGGCCAGGACCGCATTGCAGGGGGGGGCTGTCCTTCTCCTCCGCTCCGGGCTGAGCTTCAGCGGCTCCCGACCGACGCCGGGGCTTCGGGGGGGACAGAGCCCGTGAGGGAACCCCAAAGGCGCCCTCAGTGCGGGGGTGCCTGAGCAGAGACCCCCAGGCACGTGGAAAAGGAGAAAGCGGCGCTGCCCTGATCCAGGGATGCGCTGGGTGccgcagggatgcaggggctggcagcacgGCCGGGGCTGCGCCGCTCCCATCGCCCGCTCGGGTCACCGGGGGAAGGCGTTTTTTTTgataaagcaaataaatctcCCCTGCTTTCCTAAAAATAACCATTGCCCTTTTCCCCCtcgctgcctccctccccagctcaggCTGCCTTAGAGACAGGAACCCGCCTGGAGCCATCCAGTTATTAATACCAGTAAACAACCCCCGTCCCCGGAGCCTTGTTCCAGCGGGAACATGTGGGGGCAGGAGCCACCTGGTTGCCAGGAgcccacatccccacatccatCCCCGCTGCCTGCTCCGGGCTCGGGGGATGGTTTGGGATTAAATCGGGAATATTCCTCGcgtcgccgccgccgccctcccTGCGGGATGCAGGGTGGGACGCGGTTGTCCTTGCAGGGGCTGAGGGTGCTGCCCCCGCCTCCTGCCCCTcagcatccccatccctgcctctccccacaGCCGGGATCGGCTCCTTCCCCGCAGCAGCACGCGGCAGAGGCTAAAACCCCAGATTTAAGGGGCAGCCGGGATTTGTGGAGGCTTTCTCCTCAGGGAAACGCTCCACCGTGGAGTGATGGATGGCCGGAGCATTTCTCAGCGAGGGCTAAAAAGAGAAATACCTTTTATTACAGATAAAAGCCTCTGATGTTTCTAGAGAGCAGAGGGCAGCCCCAGCGTGGAACGGGCAcacgggcagggcagagccctggagctgggagccaggagccaggacgtggagctgctgtgggtccgcctcctcctcctcctcctcctcctcctcctgctgctgctgctgcccctcctcAGTAGCAGTGAGCGATGGTGTCCACGTTGAGGAAGCGGACGTGCATCTTGGTCTCGATGTCGATGCCCTGCCACATCTGCCAGGGCCCGGGgctgagcggggccgggggctgtgcccgctgctccctgtgcccgcCCGGGCCCCTCCTCCAGGGAACACGAGCGCAGATGTCACCGACCTTCAGGAAATCCTCGAAGGTGATGCCCTCGTACACCTGGTCCGGGCCCTGCGGCGGTGAGAGAGGAAACAtcgcagcagccccagggtggcccaGGGGTGACCCCGGGGATGAGGGACACGTCTCCCATGGGTCCCCAGTGCCCTGTACCCCATGGCCAGCCCCAAACTGGCTCCCAGACCCCACGGCTGCAAGGAGCAGCTTTTTCATAAGCAGTAAGGAGGGGGATTTATGGGATGCTGTTCGCTGATCCCCCCTGGCCTCTTCTCACCAGAAAACATCACCCTGCGAGCTGCCGCCTGCAAAAACACCTCCAGCCAAAGCAGCCCCGGGacagggagctgccctgggaagcagggacacGTTCCAGCCCCatttctgctgccagcacagcccctcagggcagggcagggcagggcagggcagggcagggcagggcagggcagggcagcggcTCCCAGCGCAGGCTCCCACCATTTGTCCCACACAGATGCTGGCTGCCTCCATCATCGCCCCGTCGGCGATGGACCGAGCCGATTCCTTCTCCAGGTGGGGGTTCCCCGAGAGCAGCTCCTCCACCACCTGCGGGGCACAGCGTGAGCGCCGGGCCCGGGAGTCGGGGGGGACGGGCAcggggagggggcaggaggagcccgGGTTACATTTCTGTACTCCTGCAGGGTGATCTTCCCGTCGTGGTCCGAGTCGTACATGTGGAACAGGACTGGGGGGACAGGGCGGGGTCAGGGCAGCCCCTTCCCgccacccccagccccgggctctGCCGGAGCCGCACATTTCAGCTTCTCCTTCCGGAAGCGGTCGAGCTGCTCCTCGTCCATGTCCATCTCGATGGGTCTGAAGTAGGACATGATGGTCAGGAAGTCCTCGAAGTTGATCTCATCCGCCAGCCCGTCCGACTCCTGCCGCAGGTTCCTGGGGGTGCCGGAGCCCAGGGTGACCAGGAGCCCCCAGGCACCCGCTCCCAAGCCCGGAGCACCCCCAGCAAAGCTTTAGGCTTGGTTTGTCCCTAAGATTTAGCTTAAATGTCTCATTTTCCACCTGGTCCCACCCCAGACTTTAGGGAGAAgatccctgcccagccccatcccGTTTCCAGAGGATAAATCTtccctccctggctgctggggggTTCTCACCTCTTGTCAAAAAAGGCGTGGACGATTTTCCCTCGGATTGGGTTGAACTCCAGGTCGGGAATGCTGTCAAAGTTCTCCTTgctgcagaggggacagagagcccagagagtgaggggatggagaggagggagaggccCTGGCATCACCGAGAGACCCGGCCCCTTCCTTCCAAAGCAACCACGGGACAACAAAGAGCTTTTGGATAAAAGCCCAgctgagagcagggctgtgctcagggatTTTGTCCCGCTAAAACAAACTTTTGGGAAGCCCTGGAAATGGCACCGGGGCCCTTTGCAGGGCCCCACCTGCCGTGGATTGATTTTAGAGTTTTCCCGGGATGAAGGCCTCAAACAGGGCTCAGCAAGGCACAGGAAGGAGAtcctgctgcccaccctcccCTCCGCTTCCAGCTGAGCCCGCGCCAGGCGTTTGCTCTCCACGATTTATAAAGCCAAGGAGCCAAGGAACAACCCcgggaggagggagcagctggagatcTCCCGGGGTGACAATTCCCTGTGCAGCCACTGAGGAGAGCGACCAGAGCACCTGGAacccccccttcctcccca
This window of the Hirundo rustica isolate bHirRus1 chromosome 17, bHirRus1.pri.v3, whole genome shotgun sequence genome carries:
- the TESC gene encoding calcineurin B homologous protein 3 isoform X2, which produces MGSAHSVPAEMRELADRTGFTSEQIEHLHRRFKQLSQDQLTIRKENFDSIPDLEFNPIRGKIVHAFFDKRPIEMDMDEEQLDRFRKEKLKFLFHMYDSDHDGKITLQEYRNVVEELLSGNPHLEKESARSIADGAMMEAASICVGQMGPDQVYEGITFEDFLKMWQGIDIETKMHVRFLNVDTIAHCY
- the TESC gene encoding calcineurin B homologous protein 3 isoform X1, giving the protein MGSAHSVPAEMRELADRTGFTSEQIEHLHRRFKQLSQDQLTIRKENFDSIPDLEFNPIRGKIVHAFFDKRNLRQESDGLADEINFEDFLTIMSYFRPIEMDMDEEQLDRFRKEKLKFLFHMYDSDHDGKITLQEYRNVVEELLSGNPHLEKESARSIADGAMMEAASICVGQMGPDQVYEGITFEDFLKMWQGIDIETKMHVRFLNVDTIAHCY